A genome region from Myroides fluvii includes the following:
- a CDS encoding NifU family protein, translated as MSQIKIQNTQNPAIVKFILPDFITKGDNFEFKNIDETAQSPLARELFYLPFVKTVFIANNFIAIEKFSIVEWDDVQDTVADQIQTFIAKGKKILIESKDDHKKHPITIYAESTPNPAVIKFVANKALTKQGVEFKNIDEAKASPLAKELFKLPFVREVFIDENYVSISKYEAFDWNEFIQSTRSFIKEFLEKGNLAVEEALVTNVAALEKQADIHFDSLDEKSQRIINILEENVKPAVQADGGNIAFQNYNAETNIVQVILQGACSGCPSSTFTLKNGIESMLRHMLADEAIVVEALNG; from the coding sequence ATGTCACAGATTAAAATTCAAAATACTCAAAACCCTGCAATTGTCAAGTTTATCCTCCCTGATTTCATCACAAAAGGAGACAATTTTGAGTTCAAAAACATTGATGAAACTGCACAATCTCCTTTGGCGAGAGAACTTTTCTACTTACCTTTTGTAAAAACGGTATTTATTGCAAATAATTTTATTGCCATTGAAAAATTTTCAATTGTTGAATGGGATGACGTGCAAGATACTGTTGCGGATCAAATCCAAACTTTCATCGCTAAAGGTAAGAAAATCTTAATAGAATCTAAAGATGATCACAAAAAACATCCTATTACGATTTATGCAGAATCTACGCCAAATCCAGCCGTAATTAAATTTGTTGCCAACAAGGCATTAACCAAGCAAGGTGTTGAGTTTAAAAACATTGACGAGGCGAAAGCTTCACCACTAGCGAAAGAACTGTTTAAACTGCCTTTTGTACGCGAAGTATTCATTGACGAGAATTATGTATCCATTTCTAAATACGAAGCGTTTGATTGGAATGAATTCATTCAATCTACGCGTTCATTTATTAAGGAATTTTTAGAAAAAGGGAATTTAGCAGTAGAGGAAGCTTTGGTTACGAATGTTGCAGCATTAGAGAAACAAGCAGATATTCACTTTGACTCTTTAGACGAGAAGTCACAACGCATCATTAATATCTTAGAAGAAAATGTAAAACCAGCGGTTCAAGCGGATGGTGGAAACATTGCCTTCCAAAACTACAACGCGGAAACGAATATCGTTCAAGTAATCTTACAAGGAGCTTGTAGCGGATGTCCATCTTCTACTTTTACCTTAAAGAATGGTATTGAAAGCATGTTGAGACATATGCTTGCTGACGAAGCTATTGTTGTAGAAGCCCTCAACGGATAA
- a CDS encoding inorganic phosphate transporter, whose amino-acid sequence MEQIFIVMLIALGILAIIDLTVGVSNDAVNFLNSGLGSKAMSFKGIMLVASLGILVGAVFSGGMMEIARSGIFVPSMFTFNDVMIIFLAVMITDVLLLDVFNTLGLPTSTTVSIVFELLGAAVCLAVVKIVTSDDSWATLPSYINTKKASEIVVSILLSVILSFTLGTIVQYVSRLIFTFQVERKMKYFGALFGGTAITAISFFILIKGLKGSSFLTKEASTWIDHNQLIILGGSFVFWTLFSQFLMSVFKLNILRVIIIIGTFALALAFAGNDLVNFIGVPIAAIQSFEFFQSSGQAPDVYLMGKLAEESVKAPFYFLLLAGGIMVYTLWTSKKARNVIETEMNLARQSSDSSDEKFSPNLLSKALVRSMVIFGGIVNYFLPKSWQIHMDKRFEQPEVKTKSKNKADEPAFDMVRASVNLMVASILISIGTSMKLPLSTTYVTFMVAMGTSFADRAWDRDSAVYRVAGVFNVIGGWFVTAIVAFVASFITAYILYIGEVYALVAMLILIGILLYRSNKMHQRLEQEKKLKIEKLNKIDIVTIHEVASESSAQIAKVIVRTNELYTRVIDGVALQNHADLKACRKKLKQLEKEVDSLRGNVYFFIKNLDETTVGASKFYVLTLGFLQDIIKSTLFITQNSYTHVDNNHKKLKFNQIRDLKLVDNKLQSFLDEIGAIFLEEKFDRISEVLANKEEITQTIDKLIQKQIVRIRTTETSPKNSKLYFSILFETDDMVKATIGLLELFEQFDLDQKRTKYTSRS is encoded by the coding sequence ATGGAACAGATTTTTATTGTAATGCTAATAGCCTTAGGGATATTGGCCATAATAGATTTAACTGTTGGAGTTAGTAACGACGCTGTAAACTTCTTAAATTCAGGACTTGGATCCAAGGCGATGTCTTTCAAAGGCATTATGCTCGTGGCTTCTTTAGGAATCTTGGTTGGAGCTGTTTTTTCTGGTGGGATGATGGAAATTGCCCGAAGTGGAATCTTTGTTCCCAGTATGTTCACCTTCAACGATGTAATGATTATCTTCTTAGCCGTCATGATTACCGACGTCTTGCTATTAGATGTCTTTAATACGCTTGGATTACCCACTTCTACAACAGTCTCAATTGTATTTGAGTTATTAGGTGCCGCGGTGTGTTTAGCTGTGGTGAAAATTGTAACGAGTGACGACAGTTGGGCCACTTTGCCTTCGTATATCAATACGAAGAAGGCCTCCGAGATCGTTGTGAGTATTTTGTTGTCTGTTATTTTGTCCTTTACACTAGGGACCATCGTTCAATATGTATCGCGTTTAATCTTTACCTTCCAAGTGGAGCGTAAGATGAAATATTTCGGTGCTTTATTCGGAGGAACAGCAATTACTGCTATTTCCTTTTTTATTTTGATAAAAGGACTAAAAGGATCAAGTTTCTTAACCAAAGAAGCCTCTACTTGGATTGATCACAATCAATTGATTATTTTAGGAGGAAGTTTCGTGTTTTGGACGTTGTTTTCTCAATTTTTAATGTCCGTATTTAAGCTGAATATTTTACGTGTCATTATTATTATCGGAACGTTCGCACTAGCCTTGGCTTTTGCAGGGAATGACTTGGTAAACTTTATTGGGGTGCCCATTGCGGCGATTCAATCGTTCGAGTTTTTTCAAAGTTCAGGTCAAGCACCAGATGTTTACTTGATGGGGAAACTGGCGGAAGAAAGTGTCAAAGCGCCTTTTTATTTCCTATTGTTAGCAGGAGGTATTATGGTTTATACGTTGTGGACTTCTAAGAAAGCGCGCAATGTAATTGAAACGGAAATGAACTTAGCGCGTCAGAGTTCAGATTCTTCGGATGAGAAGTTTTCACCCAATTTACTATCTAAAGCCTTGGTGCGTAGTATGGTTATTTTTGGGGGTATTGTAAATTACTTTCTTCCGAAATCATGGCAAATCCACATGGATAAGCGTTTTGAGCAACCTGAGGTGAAAACAAAAAGCAAGAATAAGGCAGATGAGCCCGCTTTTGATATGGTACGTGCTTCTGTCAATTTGATGGTGGCAAGTATTTTGATCTCTATCGGTACGTCGATGAAACTACCTTTATCTACAACTTATGTTACCTTTATGGTAGCTATGGGTACTTCTTTTGCGGATAGAGCATGGGATAGAGATTCTGCAGTTTATCGCGTAGCTGGGGTGTTCAATGTTATAGGAGGGTGGTTTGTCACGGCTATTGTCGCATTTGTTGCTTCTTTTATCACGGCTTATATCCTTTATATTGGAGAGGTATATGCTTTAGTAGCGATGCTGATTTTAATTGGTATTTTATTATATAGAAGTAATAAGATGCATCAGCGTCTAGAGCAAGAGAAGAAACTCAAAATAGAAAAACTCAATAAAATTGATATTGTAACGATTCACGAAGTTGCTTCGGAGAGCTCTGCTCAAATTGCCAAGGTAATTGTCCGTACGAACGAATTGTATACGCGTGTTATTGACGGAGTAGCGTTGCAAAATCACGCGGATTTAAAAGCGTGTAGAAAGAAACTAAAACAGTTGGAAAAAGAAGTAGATAGCCTGCGTGGTAATGTGTACTTCTTTATCAAGAACTTAGACGAAACTACCGTGGGAGCAAGTAAGTTTTATGTATTGACTTTGGGCTTCTTACAAGACATTATTAAGTCTACCTTATTCATTACACAGAATAGTTATACGCACGTGGATAATAACCACAAAAAGCTAAAGTTTAATCAGATTCGCGATTTGAAGTTAGTCGACAATAAACTACAGAGCTTTTTGGATGAGATAGGGGCTATTTTCTTAGAAGAAAAATTTGATCGCATTAGCGAAGTCCTAGCAAATAAAGAAGAAATTACACAGACAATTGATAAATTAATTCAGAAGCAGATTGTGCGCATTCGCACTACTGAAACAAGCCCGAAGAACAGTAAATTGTATTTTTCCATCTTGTTTGAAACAGATGATATGGTGAAAGCAACTATTGGCTTGTTAGAATTGTTTGAACAATTTGATTTGGATCAAAAGAGAACGAAGTATACCTCAAGAAGTTAA
- a CDS encoding thioredoxin domain-containing protein, giving the protein MNELQYASNPYLKQHATNPIYWKAWHPSVFQQAQEQNKLVIVSIGYSTCHWCHVMEEESFTNLEVASAMNRDFISIKVDREEHPAVDAYYMKAVQLMTKQGGWPLNVVCLPDGRPIWGGTYFPKKTWIDALSQLAQLHQNKPEATVEFATKLQEGVYIMGLAPTAKDESRFNLALLIENWKQSFDLEYGGYQRAPKFMMPTNLLYLQKLGDLTRDKDLLHYIDLTLTQMAWGGIFDVIEGGFSRYSVDFKWHIPHFEKMLYDNAQLLSVYSDAYKRTANPLYLEVLTKTTAFIQCNWQSDWGGVYSALDADSANDKGVSQEGAYYVWTAAELHRILGDDFTLFAQIFNVNEYGYWEEGNFVLIQNQLIETIALANQMDVFDLKKRKENWERLLLLERNQRPKPLLDDKIICSWNAMLITGLLDAYSATQQQDYLQQAERIYHYIQTHLVDEERGLFHSSHKQQVQTLAYLDDYAFYIQALINLFEHTANQDYLWQAKRLMDLTLDLFLDEKNKFFYFSQENQADNILRSIETEDNVIPSANAVLCRSLLQLGVAFEHTHYTQLAHQMIDIMQSNIDYPSAYSHWLLAMLYTESPSELAIVGANALEESQKIQANLISKTFVFPINQASSIPYFEKYTVSQTTQYYLCENKHCLTPTTEISHLIKL; this is encoded by the coding sequence ATGAATGAATTACAATACGCGTCAAATCCTTATTTAAAACAGCATGCTACCAACCCTATCTATTGGAAGGCTTGGCATCCATCTGTTTTTCAACAGGCTCAAGAGCAAAACAAATTAGTAATTGTCAGCATTGGTTATTCCACATGTCATTGGTGTCACGTCATGGAGGAAGAGAGTTTCACCAATTTAGAGGTTGCTTCAGCAATGAATCGCGATTTCATTTCGATTAAAGTGGATCGAGAAGAACATCCTGCTGTGGATGCTTATTACATGAAAGCCGTTCAACTAATGACCAAACAAGGGGGATGGCCCTTAAATGTAGTGTGTTTACCTGATGGAAGACCGATTTGGGGAGGAACTTATTTCCCTAAAAAAACGTGGATTGACGCTTTAAGTCAACTCGCTCAACTCCACCAAAACAAACCAGAAGCTACGGTTGAATTTGCAACAAAATTACAAGAGGGCGTCTATATCATGGGGCTTGCTCCAACGGCAAAGGATGAAAGTCGATTTAATTTAGCGTTACTCATCGAAAACTGGAAACAAAGTTTTGATTTAGAGTATGGAGGCTACCAACGTGCACCAAAATTCATGATGCCGACCAACTTGCTCTACCTTCAAAAATTAGGGGATCTTACACGAGATAAAGACTTGCTCCACTATATTGATTTAACGCTAACTCAAATGGCTTGGGGTGGGATTTTCGACGTGATTGAGGGTGGTTTTTCACGCTATTCCGTTGATTTCAAATGGCATATTCCTCATTTTGAAAAGATGTTGTACGATAATGCTCAACTGTTAAGTGTTTACAGTGATGCTTACAAGCGCACAGCAAATCCTTTGTATCTAGAAGTACTAACCAAAACGACAGCCTTCATCCAATGCAATTGGCAATCCGATTGGGGTGGTGTATATTCTGCTTTGGATGCGGATAGCGCAAATGACAAAGGAGTTTCACAGGAAGGAGCTTACTACGTTTGGACAGCGGCAGAGTTACATCGCATTTTAGGGGATGATTTTACTCTATTTGCTCAAATTTTCAATGTTAACGAATACGGTTATTGGGAAGAAGGAAACTTTGTTCTCATCCAAAATCAGCTAATAGAAACTATTGCGTTAGCCAATCAAATGGACGTATTTGATCTGAAAAAACGCAAAGAAAACTGGGAGCGATTACTCTTACTAGAACGCAATCAAAGGCCTAAACCTTTATTGGACGATAAGATTATCTGTAGCTGGAATGCCATGTTGATTACAGGACTACTCGATGCTTATAGTGCTACCCAACAACAGGACTACTTACAGCAAGCGGAGCGCATTTACCACTATATTCAGACGCACTTAGTTGATGAAGAACGCGGTTTATTCCACTCTTCTCACAAGCAACAAGTGCAGACATTGGCTTATTTGGATGATTATGCTTTTTATATTCAAGCTTTAATTAACCTATTTGAGCATACAGCCAATCAAGATTACTTATGGCAAGCCAAGCGCTTGATGGATTTGACTTTGGATTTATTTTTAGATGAAAAGAATAAGTTCTTCTACTTTAGTCAGGAGAATCAAGCGGATAATATTTTGAGAAGTATTGAAACAGAAGACAATGTAATACCTTCGGCCAACGCTGTTTTATGCAGGAGTTTACTTCAGCTTGGCGTTGCATTTGAACATACACATTACACCCAGCTTGCGCATCAGATGATTGACATCATGCAATCAAACATAGACTATCCGTCTGCGTATTCGCATTGGCTCTTGGCCATGTTGTACACGGAATCTCCGTCTGAATTGGCTATCGTTGGTGCGAATGCCCTAGAAGAAAGCCAGAAAATTCAAGCAAATTTGATTAGTAAAACGTTTGTTTTTCCAATTAATCAGGCGAGTTCGATTCCGTATTTTGAAAAATACACAGTGAGTCAGACAACGCAATATTACCTTTGTGAGAACAAACATTGTTTAACCCCAACAACAGAAATAAGTCATTTAATAAAGCTTTAG
- a CDS encoding mechanosensitive ion channel family protein: protein MEKMDHLLASYLEKLIDFVPYIVSSLFILALGLWVIKMSQKVAKRIMTKRNIDPTFSSFILDVLLWGFRILLFVVIASKLGIQTSSFVAIIGAMSLAIGLSLQGSLSNFAGGVLIILFKPFRIGDIIEAQGETGKVLSIHIFSTQIVNYQNNVIYLPNGVLSNSKIKNISQNNLRRSEVLVQTNLTKNTALFIEKLLEELQLNDKILSQPKPRVLIKELLDTKITYVVQVWVDNDNFTAVNSYILLKAREISDSL from the coding sequence ATGGAAAAAATGGATCATTTACTCGCGTCTTATTTAGAGAAATTAATCGATTTCGTCCCGTATATTGTTTCCTCTTTGTTCATCTTAGCTTTGGGATTATGGGTCATTAAGATGTCTCAAAAAGTGGCCAAACGCATCATGACAAAACGCAATATCGACCCGACGTTTTCAAGTTTTATACTCGATGTATTATTGTGGGGGTTTCGCATCTTGCTTTTCGTTGTAATAGCTTCTAAATTGGGCATACAAACCAGTTCTTTTGTCGCTATAATTGGAGCCATGAGTTTAGCCATAGGGCTTTCTTTACAAGGGTCACTCAGCAATTTTGCGGGCGGAGTTTTGATTATCTTATTCAAGCCTTTCCGCATTGGAGATATAATTGAAGCCCAAGGAGAAACGGGAAAAGTATTGAGTATTCACATTTTCTCCACGCAAATCGTAAACTATCAAAATAATGTTATTTACCTACCCAACGGGGTTTTATCCAATAGCAAAATTAAGAATATATCGCAAAACAACCTGAGAAGATCAGAGGTGCTTGTTCAAACAAACCTAACGAAAAATACGGCGTTGTTTATTGAAAAATTATTGGAAGAGCTTCAGCTAAATGACAAAATTCTATCACAGCCTAAACCTCGAGTTTTGATTAAAGAATTACTCGACACTAAAATTACATATGTCGTACAAGTTTGGGTAGACAATGACAACTTTACGGCTGTCAATTCTTATATTCTACTGAAAGCGAGAGAAATAAGTGATTCGTTATAA